DNA sequence from the Vicia villosa cultivar HV-30 ecotype Madison, WI linkage group LG3, Vvil1.0, whole genome shotgun sequence genome:
CAAGATCAGTTACTGCTCTGAAGAAGGCATCCTCTTTTGGACCAAAAGAACCAGCCTTGAAAGTAACATCGTTCGAAACAACCAATATAGTCCTTCCAGATGGGAATTCAGGAGTACACATTTCCATCAACCAGGCTACCATGCCAACATCATTGAGTCCAGGAGGACGCTCTGCAGGAACAAGAGAAGTACCCCAGCTACCTTCTTTCTCTGAAAATTTAAGCTCTGTTACTTTTAGGAGATCCTTATCTTTGGCTCTTTGAATTCCTGTCTGTTGACTTGACCATGACTGTTCCAAGGATGTTTGAAACGCCTGCAAGAAGCATTTCTCATCAGATAACCATAATTTGACTTGCAAGGGGAAATTATCACTAAATTTATTCAACAAAACTTACAAGAGGAAAATCGTAGCAGTATGTGGTGCTACTCTTTCTTGCTGCAAGACGTTTTCGGTCAATAACTCCCAAAGGTTGATAGTTTTCATTCACTGGTACACCATGCAGTGGACCCTTTACTGTGACTGAACTGTAAACCACTTTATGAGTGGTCGCATCCTCCATTTCTCGATATATctgagttttaaaaaattaagaatCCGAGAGGGAAAAGCATGCAGGAAATTTTCCTTTAAACTTTTAAGAAACTAAAAAACTTACATGTACAGTGGATGTATGACCAGTAACATTGTTTACAATGACCCTCCAAGCACCATTTGCCTGTCCACATGCAGTAATCCAGAGCTTCACTTCCCATACAAAAACCCCTAATCTATGCATTCTTACACCAACAGAGGAATGGATTTCCTGTGCCAAATCTTCCAAGATTGTCTCTACTGTTGTTTCTTCTTGACCGGCATCTATGTTAATTTTCCTGGTATTATCATCCAAAATTGTAAGAACCAGATGAAATATTGTTCACTTCACACATATAAGAAtacttatattaaaaatatatttttaaagtttGCAGTAATAATTACTTGGAGTAATGCACAAGATCATCTACTTCTTGCTCACGTAGGACATAGAGGTACATATGAGCATGTTCAGATTTGATGGTGGTATTGTGTGAGTTAAGCTCCAACTCCTCCATTGCACCCATTAAGGACCTAAAAATGCTCCTTGAAGTAAAGGACATATCCAATTGGGTACGAGATGTTTCTGCATCTACCCTTTGATACGCAGAGTATCCTTCATTTGTGGTTGGCTGCCTGAGAAGTGTTCGAAGAAACATTCTTTGAATTGGTTGTGGTTTGGTATCCACGACGGTGTAGAGGTGCCATTGACGATCACGGGATGGTGTATATCGTATATTCTCATAGCCTTTAAGTTTGTCCTATAATCAGACAAAAATTAAATAAGTTAAAGATTAAGCATACGAGTGAAATGTTTCTTTTGCACCCAAAATAAAACAGGAACTTGAAGCGTGAAATAACTAACCAATTCAAGATAAATAGATAGCGGAGGTTCCAGATGACGCAACAAGGGTTCCTCTTCATAATATAGCTTTTCTGCTGACCAGTGGAAGGAATGCCTCATTGGAGCACGCCCCTCATCCCTTTGTATGATACAACTAATATCTCCAACACCGGCAGCATGTATTATGGACCCTACTTCCTGCTCTCTGAGTATTTTGGCCAACTTATTGATTCTCTCTTGAGCCTGATCCTCATCACCACTGCGAAATACCAAAAAGTTAAGCCACACTACAATACAATCATTGATGCTTtgataaatcaaagaaaaaactaaaaaaattaggTTCAAAATAATGTATTTAATTTCCGAAACTTTACCTGTCTTGAAGTAAACTCATTTGGTTGTTGATGCCCACTAGTCCAATATGCATCATATTACCATGGTTACTTGAGTCGACAGAACCACTTTTAAGTGCATCATGGAAGTTATTGGTTGCTTCCCTCAATGCAGCACTGATAATTGCTGGCAAAAATTGAAGAGATTTGATTACGACCATCACTCCCCATTTCTTCTCACTATGTTTCTCCACCAGTGTTTTGTCTTCAACCCCATTCTTCCGTTCAACGTACTCTTCTAAGAACTCCCAAGTAGCAATAAGGCCAGATCTGTGCCACTGCATCCTGATGCTGCCTTTGACAAGATATGGCTGGTAGAGCCTACGTATATAAGTTTCCACGACCCTCCTTTGAAGGGTGTTATCACTGTGATCAAATAAGCCCACAAGGGCATCTTCAACTGCCAAAGGAGCGCTCACAAGGTCCTCCATTCGTTCGTTAATGGCACCCTTCCTCTTCGGAGTATCAATATTTTCACCATCCTCAGTAAACATTTCTAGTTCAGAAAGACTTCTAGCAATGCTGGATCGAAGTTCACTCAGTTTAGTTTGTTCAAGCAGTTGACTTGCCTTAAGGGCCAACTGCATCAAGATGATCACAAATCCGGATTCGAATCAAAAtgttcaaagaaattaaaattatcaTACACAAAATGAGATTAAAAGTGACACTGCaactatttaaaatataacatcACACAGATCATAGAACCCTCTATATAGCATTACCAACCTCAGAATAAACAATATGATTGAGTTGGGAGAATCGGATTAATTGATCCCTATAGGCAGCAGGATTAGGGTAAACCAGTTTATCCATTAGGCGCAGTATCAACTTATTTTTGCTCTTGACACCCTGAAACCCAAGAAATGCAGTTAATATAATTGCAGTACCGTGTTAACAAGACATCAAGGAGGAAAATCACTCAAGCGGAGTATGTTATAAAAGTGTATACCTGATGAGAAAGCACGATATCTACAATCTTCAACAAATCTTTCTTGTATTGAAGACGGAGTCGTTCAATTACATCAGCCTAGAAGGCACGGGAAAGGGGAAATGTTATGAATATATTTTGGGCAATGATAAACAAATAGTTCAATGAAATGaacatgaagaaaaataaaatgtgttGACTGGTTTTTGGCTATGGGCACACTGAGACATACAATGAATAGTTTAATTCCAGTGTGTTGTAAAGGctaaataagaaaaacaataaaTCATGCACTTTTTGAATATCATTTCGAAAAACTAATTTGGTTGGTAGAACTAGAAGTCCAAAGGTCATAACAGATTAAGTTGTGCACATAAAATTATTACAAGCAACCAAATAATCATACTAACCTGTATATTATCACTAAACAGTTCTTCGACTGAGAGATACTCTTCAAAAAGAGATTGAACAATTTTATGGGCATGGCTCTCTCTTCCACCCTCATAAGATTTTACAAGACTCATCAGAGGTTCAACTAGTCGTTCTAAGGCTCCTTTTTCATTGTCAGGACAGGAGAAAAGATGAGCCTGCAGTATAAAACACCCACCATGAATTTATTTGCATTAAAACGGGAAATATCATAATGAGCAATTCAGGAACATAAACTCActtcaagaattcctttcaaTAATTTGGCAGGGAAATCAAAATTTTGGGAGCTTGAAATAATCTCGAATTCCTTATATTTTGCTTCCAGCTGAAATACCAGAATAGTTCAAGGGCTGGTCAGATCTCGTCAGAAAACATTAAATCGGAGTAAAAAACATGCAAGGTGTCCCATTTACCTCAATTCTTAGATCTTTAGGAAGACGGGTTGCCAGAACTGCCAAGCATTCTTGCCATTGAAGGAAAGGTAATTCAGGGCTGTCAAGGCAATTGAGCAAACTTTGGACAACCTGAAACAGATGTATAGCTATAAAAAAGGCAAATACAAGTATCGAATAATAGTAGAATCCAAAAATAGTGTCTAAATACATTGTAAATTAATTAAGGGGAGGAATTTACTCACTTCATCAATATTGTGCTCGTAGCCAGCAAGAATCATCCGTGCAGCATTTAAGCTTGCGGCACACTTCTGATGAACTTTACCTGAAATTGCCGTAGGAGGGCCCAGAATTGGGAAGCTCCCAGTGAAGGGCTCTGCCTTTCTTACAGCAGAAGGATCATCTAAATCAAGCCTTGCTATAAGTTCACCAGCCTGCATGGCTTGGCCTTCAGCCATTCTGAAATGAATAATCCCGGAAGCAGGGGAGAGAAGAGGCATACACATCTTCATGACCTCAACTTCAGCATATGGTGTGTCTGCGTCAATGTGACTGTCATCTGCAACCAAATATCTCAGAAGCTTGCATGGTGTCTCTCCAATCAACTTTGATGGATCGTGGTCATTCTGCATATGAAAGGAGTTTAGTTACCTCAGCAACCTTAAAAAGAAATCGAATTTTTAAAGGTAGAAATAAACTAGTTTCACCTGAAGCAAGCAAGTCCTTCCATCAATTAGAAGACGAGTTCCAGCTGCTTCTTCTTCTGCATAAATTACATGACTGTTTCCATCCAACTGTAACAAATGGAAACTAACAGTTAAGAAATCAAAGAAACTTATGTAATAAAATTGACGATATTGAGTAATATTGTAATGAAGAGAGCTACAAAAGTTCAAATGCATAGGTAGTTCAGAGAACAATACTTGCCTGCATCAACAAACCTCCATCACGTAAAGTATGTATCTCTGCTTCTATCACTGATtgattcaatttcaatttataaCTTCCAGGTCCTCCTCGTATCAtgtcaatctacaaaattgtttttGGAAGATGAGTTACGCAAATTGAGCACTGCATACGATAGCGCAACTCCCAAAAAAGGTAAGGGAATTACAAAGAATGTCTATCAAATTGAACTTATAAGATTACATACAGTATATTTGCTTCCTTCAATGCTCAAGGACACTTGAGAATGGACAAGAGATATGTGCTGGCATAATTATTAACAAACATTAGTATCACAAGTAAATAAGCACGGAGTTAGATACACTACGAATCTCGTGTTATTCCCATTTGGATATAGTACCTTAGGAGGGATTTGCCCCTTCTCAAGATAGCCAACATAGTCTGAAACCAATGCAGCACTACTAGCAGTAGCTTTCTGTATTAATTGGAAGAAGCCACAGATCATGAATTTGAACATGAGAAAATACTAAAAAATCGAGGAGAAAATAATAGAATTAAAGATTGCTTACATAGAGTGCCCCTCCAACAACAGACAGATACCAAGGAGGCCTCTCTGCTCTAACCCGCATTGCAATTCTACTGTCCAGCCATCCTGTGTGAATTTTGTTATCTCTGTAGTCTGAAGCCTgagataaaatattataatagtgTCACTAGTGCATAATAACCACTTTTCATAAAACTAGTTTGTCGTCATGATAGAGATTTACATTCAGAAGATCAATTGTATAATCAACGTTGGTACGGATTTCTCCTCGAATTTGAATTTCCTTCAGCCCCAAAACCATATTTGCAATTGCTAAAGCCCTCGATTCTCCAAAGGCAAAAACATGTCCTGTGGTAAAACTTAAAATATTAGCAGCTGAAGAAACATGTATCTATTCCATTGAAATATCAATATGATAGCCTAGAATTTGCAAATTCACGATCAAAGTTCCTACTTACCAAACTGGGAATCTGAAAATTCATGGATTCCTCCTCCAGACTGCAAACATATAATTGCCAAAATTTAGCACCTCGCCAATCAAATTAAACGTAAATACAAAGAGATAGAAGACTTACCTTAACAGAGAAGTAAGCCCAAACATTTGGCTTGCTTTTAAAGCTGAGCTcctgtaaaaatattttaactcAGTATATATTATGGGATGAATGAATTAAAGATAAAATTTCTGTTGGATTTAGAAGTTAACCTGCACTTTCCCGCCTGTAGGCTTGAAACCGTCATCGGGGTCCTCGCTAGTCACTCTCACAGCTACACAATGGCCTTTTGGCTTTGTAGACTGTGCTTTGTCAAAATCAAAAGGGGTAGCTAAAACTGATGTTTTCCTCCACGCATCATTCCCTCCACCGTGTTCCTTCCCATAGAATCGCCTAATCTCTGTTAAGTATGAGTGTGAGACACGTGAAATATATGTACGAAGGCaataatagtaaaaaaattatATCTGAAGCTGTACCAGGAATTTGCCAGAGAGGGATACCCATCCCAACGGCAACTTGTGCTGCTGGAAGATTGATCTCAGCTATCCATTCAGTAACAGGATGCTCAACCTATATATCAATAAACGCAAAACAACATCAGAAAATATCAAAAACATGCTATAAAATACTAAGATAAAGTTCCTATGTCAAACATTATCAAATGCCTATGTCAAAGTCAAAAGGAGTACAACACCTGTAATCGGGGGTTCAGCTCTAAAAAGTAGTACTCGCCAGTTTCCATGCTATAAAGATACTCAACGGTAGCTGCCCCAACATAATTTACAGATATAGCTAATCTTCTAGCCGCCTGTTCAAGTTCTTTCACCGTTTCTGGGGGTGCTACAGTAATAGGACCCTCCTCAATAATCTGTTACAGATGATCGATTATGTCAGTACCGAGATTCGTTCGAGTGGTTCGACCATGACAATTTGGTGTAGTAACTAGTAACAGAAGATTTCCATACCTTTTGATGCCTTCTTTGAACACTGCAATCACGGCTGTGTAAAGCGGCAACATTTCCATACTGATCACAAATCAGTTGGACTTCAAGATGCCGGCTCTATTTAAAAGCAACAGAGATCGTCAGAATATGATCAGAACTCCAAGAATCAAGCTCATTCAGATCAAAGTTCAGTAGATTATCTAACCTGGGAAGCAACTTTCATTATAAATATAGGTGAGCCCGGAACTTCACCTTGAACTTGTTTGAACAGTGCCCTTACCTCATCATCATTATGAACCTAAAATATCCACATGTCTGTTAGTTTCTTAACTTTTTTACCAAACAAAACACCCAAAATATGACTGGCACAAGATTATCAGCATTGATCTATGTAAGCACCGATACTTCAGATTTAGCATGTGTCCGATTTTCGACGCCGACACACATGTCAGTGTCAATATTGTATCTAATGTTTGTGTCAGTACTTCATAGGTATTGATACTATAAGAAGTATACAAGAAGCAAACCTTTCTTATGCCTTTACCACCACCACCCCAAGATGCTTTGATCATTGCAGGGTATCCAACAACTTGACAACTTGCAATTGCTTCATCTGTTGTATAAACACATGCTGCCCGGTAAATTTCATCAGGAATAGTAATCAAGGAGCTTTCAGGAGGAATTTTCACCTGTGGAGAAAATACAAAGTCAGAAGTTGTGTAATCCATACAAATGAAATACACTACTATGGGAGATATAATTTACATGTGAACCACTCCATGGAAGGGTTGGCACATCTGCTGCTTGAGCAATCAACGATGAACCAATTTTATCTCCCAATGCCCCCATAGATACCGCAGGAGGTCCAAGAAATACAATTCCTTTTGCTTTTAATGCATCTGGTAGCTCGGGATTCTCTGATGCATGACCCCAACCAGGCCATACCGCATCAACATGAGTTATCTCAGCAATCTGGGAAACACATCGCATTGCCGTCAGCAAAATTAAGAAGTATTGCAGCTCAAAATAATCACAATTACATAGGCACTGAAATAATTTTAATGACAAGAATAACTGCAGTAATATCATTTAGTCGACGTCACACACCTCTACAATAAGCTGCACGTTGGCGTAGTTATTGTTATTGGTCCCACCAGGAACTTCCACAAACTGATCAGCTATTCTGATATGTTCGGCATTGATTCTCATATCTTCTGGAGTAGCCATGGCAACCAACAAGATAGCCTTTTCCGTGCCAAAGGTCTCGTAAGCCCAACTCCTAACACTGCGTATAAACTTGACAGCCGCCATTCCATTGTTCGCAATCAATATACTATGAATCGGCCTGTTTCCCCCCAGGGCATTGCAGAATTCATCTACTTCAGATATTGTAGCAGTGTGCCTATTCGGTACCACACCGTTTATGTGCCCATTTCCATGCCCGGCACTAGCCATTACTGTTCTCTTTCTAGCTGTCTCCAATATACTACACAGTAAAAAAATAGATCAGAGGAAACTCAAAGcatgtaaaaaaaattctttgcAACAACTGATATTGCATATTCACAAACAGAAATCcagaaaaatttaataaaaattattcatACAAGAAACTCAAGATAAAACATATAAACAAGTAATAGAAAAAAATCTATATTAACTTATCCTACAAAATTGACAGAGCATAAGAAATAAAATAACTAAAAGAATTGTTAGGCTCTGTTTGGTCAACCATATATGGACTTGATAAGAAACTCCAATTTTAAAGCACTAAAAGAGCTATAACTGATTATAAGGGTAACTCAATTTGACAAATCAGAGCTCCATCCATTAAACTCTATCACAAATCCATCAATCCCAATCTCACAGCTTTCATTGCATGATATAAACAGCCAAACACAGCATACTAGTTGAGAatctttctatctttctctctctttcactTTCAGATTCGGTATTGAACCCCAAAAAAAAGCAGTATCTAATGACTGCTATCATTCAAGCTTTTTCAACCAATTATTCACCCCCACCTTGTGATTTAGCATACCAACAAAAAATTGAACCAACCCACCaaagaaaaacacaattttttgaATAATTCATAGCAAATTGGGTATATAAACCTCTCCTTTCCTTTCTTCATGAACAATATAACATACAAAATTCACCTAGGCATAGAACTTTCTAAACTTCAAAACAAAAgctaaatgaaaataaaagataaaatctaCATAAAAATAAGAAGGGTCATAGACACAAACCTTGGAATGAAAAATGAATAATCTAGCAAAGTTTATTGTTTGAGAAGAAGAAAAGGCATTGAAATAGAGAGGTTATAGAAGGTGAATAATAATAAGTGTGTTTGAGGTGAAGGAATGAATGCATGTAAATAATGATCATGCAAAAAGcaagcaaaccaaacaaatagaaaaaagaggTAGGTTTGGTTTGGGTTAAGGTTTGATGGGTGTCATGAATGAAGGAAGCACGTGGTACCTGCCACTGCCACAACACTTCTCTCTCTCCTAAATAGTACTACTAGTTAGTTCCCAGCTACCCACTTTCTCTCTCTAGAACTGTAATTACTATTCAACACTGAATTTGACAGCCCagtaaaaaaaattggattttgattGGTAATATGAATTGGGGTTTTGGAAAAATgcacgttgttgttgttgtgattgtGAAATGGGAAATGGTTTTTTGatttgaataaagaaagaaagaatgGTTTTTTGGTTTGGATTATGTGAAGAAGTGATGAATGTGGGATTATTGACTTGTGAGTTGTTGTGGTGGCGGTACCCACCACCAACCCTTCTCATAGTCGGTCAAAATTGGGAACTAATacaatcacaacaacaacaaaacccaTCAACCCCTCTAACTGTTTTTTCTAAATTCCTTTTTAACAATGATGGTTACATTTACTTTTTACTTTTACTTGTAAATTACAATTTTGGATAAAGTTTACaataatgtaaaaaataaaaaaaataatagtaataataatgtcGTGCATCTCGCAATATTTCATATGATTTCTCTGCACAGTAGAACTACTAACTGAATAACTGAATTAAGTTCGTTTCACATGTTACACTATTGCATCTGATGTTTATGTGCACAACTACTAACTGAATTGAGTTCGTTTCACATGTTACACTGTTACATCTGATGTT
Encoded proteins:
- the LOC131662039 gene encoding acetyl-CoA carboxylase 1-like, translating into MASAGHGNGHINGVVPNRHTATISEVDEFCNALGGNRPIHSILIANNGMAAVKFIRSVRSWAYETFGTEKAILLVAMATPEDMRINAEHIRIADQFVEVPGGTNNNNYANVQLIVEIAEITHVDAVWPGWGHASENPELPDALKAKGIVFLGPPAVSMGALGDKIGSSLIAQAADVPTLPWSGSHVKIPPESSLITIPDEIYRAACVYTTDEAIASCQVVGYPAMIKASWGGGGKGIRKVHNDDEVRALFKQVQGEVPGSPIFIMKVASQSRHLEVQLICDQYGNVAALHSRDCSVQRRHQKIIEEGPITVAPPETVKELEQAARRLAISVNYVGAATVEYLYSMETGEYYFLELNPRLQVEHPVTEWIAEINLPAAQVAVGMGIPLWQIPEIRRFYGKEHGGGNDAWRKTSVLATPFDFDKAQSTKPKGHCVAVRVTSEDPDDGFKPTGGKVQELSFKSKPNVWAYFSVKSGGGIHEFSDSQFGHVFAFGESRALAIANMVLGLKEIQIRGEIRTNVDYTIDLLNASDYRDNKIHTGWLDSRIAMRVRAERPPWYLSVVGGALYKATASSAALVSDYVGYLEKGQIPPKHISLVHSQVSLSIEGSKYTIDMIRGGPGSYKLKLNQSVIEAEIHTLRDGGLLMQLDGNSHVIYAEEEAAGTRLLIDGRTCLLQNDHDPSKLIGETPCKLLRYLVADDSHIDADTPYAEVEVMKMCMPLLSPASGIIHFRMAEGQAMQAGELIARLDLDDPSAVRKAEPFTGSFPILGPPTAISGKVHQKCAASLNAARMILAGYEHNIDEVVQSLLNCLDSPELPFLQWQECLAVLATRLPKDLRIELEAKYKEFEIISSSQNFDFPAKLLKGILEAHLFSCPDNEKGALERLVEPLMSLVKSYEGGRESHAHKIVQSLFEEYLSVEELFSDNIQADVIERLRLQYKKDLLKIVDIVLSHQGVKSKNKLILRLMDKLVYPNPAAYRDQLIRFSQLNHIVYSELALKASQLLEQTKLSELRSSIARSLSELEMFTEDGENIDTPKRKGAINERMEDLVSAPLAVEDALVGLFDHSDNTLQRRVVETYIRRLYQPYLVKGSIRMQWHRSGLIATWEFLEEYVERKNGVEDKTLVEKHSEKKWGVMVVIKSLQFLPAIISAALREATNNFHDALKSGSVDSSNHGNMMHIGLVGINNQMSLLQDSGDEDQAQERINKLAKILREQEVGSIIHAAGVGDISCIIQRDEGRAPMRHSFHWSAEKLYYEEEPLLRHLEPPLSIYLELDKLKGYENIRYTPSRDRQWHLYTVVDTKPQPIQRMFLRTLLRQPTTNEGYSAYQRVDAETSRTQLDMSFTSRSIFRSLMGAMEELELNSHNTTIKSEHAHMYLYVLREQEVDDLVHYSKKINIDAGQEETTVETILEDLAQEIHSSVGVRMHRLGVFVWEVKLWITACGQANGAWRVIVNNVTGHTSTVHIYREMEDATTHKVVYSSVTVKGPLHGVPVNENYQPLGVIDRKRLAARKSSTTYCYDFPLAFQTSLEQSWSSQQTGIQRAKDKDLLKVTELKFSEKEGSWGTSLVPAERPPGLNDVGMVAWLMEMCTPEFPSGRTILVVSNDVTFKAGSFGPKEDAFFRAVTDLACAKKIPLIYLAANSGARLGVAEEVKTCFRVGWSEESKPEQGFQYVYLTPEDYAQIGSSVMAHELKLESGETRWVIDTIVGKEDGLGVENLSGSGAIAGAYSRAYKETFTLTYVTGRTVGIGAYLARLGMRCIQRLDQPIILTGFSALNKLLGREVYSSHMQLGGPKIMATNGVVHLTVSDDLEGVSSILNWLSYIPSHVGGALPIVKSLDPPERDVEYLPENSCDPRAAISGTLDVNGKWLGGIFDKDSFVETLEGWARTVVTGRAKLGGIPVGIVAVETQTVMQIIPADPGQLDSHERVVPQAGQVWFPDSATKTAQAILDFNREELPLFILANWRGFSGGQRDLFEGILQAGSTIVENLRTYKQPIFVYIPMMGELRGGAWVVVDSRINSDHIEMYAERTAKGNVLEPEGMIEIKFRTRELLECMRRLDTQLITLKEKLSEAKSNKDFGTYDSVQQQIRFREKQLLPLYTQIATKFAELHDTSLRMAAKGVIREVLDWRNSRSVFYRRLHRRIGEHSLINSVRDAAGDQLSHVSAMNLLKDWYLKSDVAKGREEAWLDDEAFFRWRDDPANYEDKLKELRVQRLLLQLTNIGDSALDLQALPQGLAALLSKLEASSRDKLTNELRKVLG